The Apium graveolens cultivar Ventura chromosome 3, ASM990537v1, whole genome shotgun sequence sequence TTGACCCGGTTTTGACCCGAACAAAGTTtataccaaattttgggcataacaactaccccccaaattccatatgacattgaaaatgggattggaattttcaACCCCCCTAGCAAACTTGAAAAATTTGTATGAGCATCTACAAAATTGAGGGTATGCCCTTACGAACTTATTCATTCATCTTtcttcatcctgctctatttcttTTTTTGAACATGACAGGGCGCGCCCCAGATAAAAGCGCGCTTCATGAATCTAGACAACAGCTTCACACCACACAACGTAACATCTTTCACTCTCTACCGCTTCTCTTCTTAGTGACTTTAACCTTTAGTTTATCTAGGGAGGTTTACCACTTATGCACCACATCTCTAAGCTTACATGAGCTAACTCGGCGTAAGAAACAAGAGAAATCGTACAAAAGAGTGCACCTCGCGTACCTTGGAAAAGAATAATCCATTTAACAAAGGTTTGAAGGTTTCTTCCAACTTTTTCATCCTAAAATTGGTTTCCTATAGGCGCGCCTTAAACAGAAAGGGTCATCATTAGAGGGCGCTCTCTAAGGGAAGGCATAACCAGAATAAAAGACCAGTTCTCTGATcttcaaataataaataatcTTTGATGAAGGAGGACGTGTTTTGTTGGTGAAAGTGATCCTTCCATGAACAACACAATACCATTCCATGTTTGATTTCTTTCTCCTTGTCAAATCATAACTCTAAATCGTTGATCTCGTCTTTTCCACAAATAGTGTGATTCATTTTAACTCAAAGTCAAAACCTTTACGATCTTCTATAATCATATACTTTTAGAGGGCGCGCCCTTTATAGTGGCGGCGTCTTCCTCAAAAATTATCTGTGAATaagagggcgcgtcctctttaTGAGGAGCGTTTTGCTCAAAAAAGGtgttcatccttggagggcgcgtcctttATATAAGGCGCGTCTACCTTGATAAAGGTAATAATCCTTGGAGGGAGCTTCCTTAGTAAGAGGCGCGTCTACCTCGATAAGGGTATTCATTCTTGGAGGGCGCTTCTTCTGTAAGAGGCGCATCTACCTCGACAAAGAAAATTATCTTGTCGAGGGCGCGTCCACTGTAACAGGAGCATCTACCttgacaagggaaatcatccttggagggcgcgtccactgtaacatgagcatctacctcgacaaggaaaatcatccttggagggcgcttccactgtaacaggagcatctacctcgacaagggaaatcatcttgtcgagggcgcgtccactgtaacaggagcatctacctcgacaagggaaatcatcttGTCGAGGGCGCGTCCACTATaacaggagcatctacctcgacaagggaaatcatcttgtcgagggcgcgtccactgtaacaggagcatctacctcgacaagggaaatcatcttgtcgagggcgcgtccactgtaacaggagcatctacctcgacaagggtcttCTACAGAATCTTCATATAATTAAACCAAATCAAAGATCAATATTCTTAGAAGGCTTCTATCTTTTACAAAGCTCAAGGGATGCTGAAACCATCTCATGTAGAAACATCTCTTGGGCATCTCACGAAGTGTCATCCAATAAAGGGCATCTCACTCTCAATATTTCTCTGAGGGCGCGCCTTAAAGAAAGGGCGCGTCTTAAGAGACAAGAAATTAGTTCTAGTCGAGCCATTCTTCAAGTACTGACTATGACTCATCTGATCATCAAGACATTTTCATTGAAAACTTCCATTTTTCTTCTGAGGGCGCGCCCTGGGAGGGCAATTTTCCACTGAATGTTTCACATGCAGAGGGCGCGCCTTAATAGATTGTGATACTGTGCTTCACAAATCATGAGATTTTTTCCCGATAAGATTTCCTACCTGCAAGAAATACAATTAGTATGGAACTTTAAATGTTACCTGGAGGACGCGTCCTAGAGGGACGGACATGTCCAATCAACGAACTCTCCTGAAATATGTTAGAAGTCTCCCGGGCCTCAGATGTCTTCATCAAGGCGCGTTCGAAGTGTTTGTGGGGGTCTCCTCCGTGCTAAATCTCTTTCACAATATTCTTCCTGCACAAGTCCTAGAAATAATTAACGGAAAACACAACAAAACTAGTCGAGTGTTACCTCGTGGAATCATCTTAACGGCGAGACTAGCTCATGGTAGTAATGCCTTCTTCTTGAAGTGTTCTCCTCCCGATCCTACTCAGATTTGCTCCTGGTTAAATCCTCTAAACTGAATAGTGTTCCCAAATATTCTAAATCAAATAGGATTCTTCAGTCTTCTTGTTGgaataggattctccaatctCCTTAATGGAATAAgattcttcaatcttctaattTGAATAGGATTCCCCAATTTTATATATCGAATAGGATACTCCAATCTTCAAATTAGAATAGGATACTCCAATCTTCTAATTATAATAGGATATTCCAATCTTCAATACCAAATAGGTTTCTcccaatcttctaaaccaaatagggttctcccaatcttctaaaccaaaAAGGGTTCTcccaatcttctaaaccaaataggATTTTTTGGAAAAATTTGCAGCTACTGTTTTTATCTATTTTCGGAATGCTAAACTTTTATTTTCGTAATCATATCATCTCCGAATTAAAGAGAATTCAACAAGCTTCGCGTAGACTGTAAGATCGTTCAAATCTGACTTACGGAACTCGAGATACGGCCCAAACAGTGTAAGCAAATCGCTTAATCCATCAAATCCGAATTTTTCATCCAACTTCACTCCTTCGTGGCTATGGCTGCAAACTTCAACCTCCATGGCTGGATATCATCATCCATGGATCTCCCTCGTGGCCGCGGATACTACACCCAAATCTCCTTCGACCCCCCTACTGAAAACAGTTATTCACGGATCTCCTTCGTGGTCGTTGTGTGCAACTCCTCCATGGCTATCCTTCAATTCTTGCGTCAAAAAACCTTCATCGTGACGAGACATCTCTTCCTCCTGAGATTTTgatcttgattagcccctccttctagcgccaatttgttgacggaggaatttggtaacaacaaaatttgaggttcgtagccggaaacaagatctgtgacggtggttctttgtcGTAAACATGAACAGTACccggtggatccgatgaacagtattcgtcgggaagtatgaacagtgtttggtggtggagattattgggggctgagattgcttagggttagtggtggctcctttgcgctctcgcttctgaccccttacaatttgcctacgtatccctatttatagggaatcaagcccacgtagttcttggggaacaagaaacctaatgggcttagatttcttatcccgagacccaatgggaaacccactggaaaccatcttctactagctttaggaatgtccgatgatgaggcccaaccacaaaggcccaaggttcgtccgcggcttcgagacttcacggataaagcatctccctggccaatgataaccctccgctaccagctgtttctctagtccgcggacgcaggtatagccgtggttcaccccaaatgttggacgcattcttgtcccccgataaggagcccctaccagattgcaggacaagtgatcccaagcttttgggtgcaaagtgcaggatactccaaagtctcccaacgaggacacccgttgactacagagacagggctcccaaagcacacaccagatttcatcccacatccccaatgaggacacccattgactacaggaggaggccttcagtccaggcatacccctggaggtctctgaccacggacaccgccttttctgtagatatgctacaggaaggagttcttcaatagagtacctgcaccaaataagttagtaataataattctccatcttccttgaatcatCCAAAGAACCCGTCCAAGTAACCATGTTGAAGTCTCATCCAAGCTATATTTTTGAGATAAATGCTATGTAACCCTTTCACTTGCGTAGCACAAAATAAAAGTGTTATGTAAGTAATGTATCCTAAGTTTAATTTTGTAGTAGTGGCTATACTTTTGTAATCAAAGAAAAGATTATAAGTTCTTTATTATATATGCTAGTTGACATTGGGACTTGGATGTAGGACATAGATTAGGATTAAGAGTCAAATCAAGTGAAAACTacattatttaatttctttattacaGCATTTATTTTTCAGTAATTTATATTCTACAGATTAATAAGATACTGTCTTATTTGTCTTATCAGTTAGAATATCGAATATATAAATTGTGCCTTTGCATTTTCACAATTATCCTCCACGGAAAGAAAGATAATATATTTTTACAATAATATATATTGTAATATTTTATTTACAAATCATTTACGTTACTCGGCTCTTCAAGGAAATATTTATTCGGATCTTTAAAAAAAGAGTGATATCTCCGAAAAACTTAACTCTAATTTTCTTTAGTAATCACTTTACATTTTAAATTTTGTTAGGTACTCTTTTTCACCTACATGGTATACAAAACATATATATTTGAGATTAAAGAAATATTcaatttaaatatttgttttcCATCGCATCGTCATcgatattattttatttaattcaTTTCTTTCACTCGCATCCTTTTGACAACTTGTTACTAAAACTCTACAACAGTCGACAACTCAAAAAAGTTCTTAATATGGAAAATCTCCCTCTTCATATTTATTAGATAGTGTCGTCAAAGTTTATAAATTCAGTTTATACAATGGAATATCCATGCAACACCAATAAAAATGCACTGAAAAGAATTATGTCGCTTAGATACACAGCCGGCGACACTTTTTTTCGGAAATAGTGGTGAAGATACTCTATATGAGTAGTAATTTATCTATCTATATATTTCATCACCTTTAGGAAATGACTAAATAAAGTTTGATATTTTACCTTGTAGATGGAGGATAAGTTTGATATTATGCCTCATCAAAATTACCAAAGATATCTCAACTAGATTGGCACCTAACATATGTAGGACTTGAAATTGTTGATATGGAATGCCAACGTGAGTGTCTACGCGTGTAAAATGATAAGAAGTAAATCTGTTGCATGCAAAACTGACATTTTAGATCATATTGTAGGCGCCAAGTTTCTACACGGATAGTCGGCAATTTCCTTGTGCAATTGTAAATTTTGTACAATAGCATATATGCAGGCTTCCCTATAAATAGCATGTACGTGCATTACTGTAATGCATAGCAATATCAAGCCACAAAGTAAAAAATGAAGGCCACAGTTCTCTCGTTTTCCACCCTTCTCATTCTCGCGACCAACCTTTTGGTCGCATCTGCAGCAAGTATCAAAGTCCTTGACATAGACGGGCAGGAGGTACGGCCGGGAATAAATTACTACATATTGCCGGTTGTCCGTGGGAACGGTGGTGGACTGAAATTGTACAGTGGAAGAACTAGCCGATGCCCGATGGATGTTGTCCAAGAGCCGAATGAACTCAATAGAGGTATTCCGGTGAAATTTACGCCAGCTAGCCCCAGGGAACCTATCGTACGAGCATCTGCAGATTTGAACATTAGATTTTCTGGTGCATCGATCTGCGGACAATCAACTGTGTGGAGACTTGATGGTGGCCGAGGAGCAGGCTCGGGTCAACTTTTTGTTTCAACGGGAGGAGTTCTTGGGAACCCTGGTGGCTCTACAATAAGTAATTGGTTTAAAATTGAGAAACTTCCTGGACGAAACAACTGGTATAAGCTTGTGTATTGTCCCAGTGTGTGCAGCACCTGTAAACCTGTTTGTGGTGACCTTGGTATTGTAATTGAAAAGAGCGGAACCAGACGTTTGGCTTTAAATACTGGCAAACCTTTCCAGGTTTTCTTTAAGAAGGCCTAGGGCTTTAATAAAGCATCACCAGGGTGCTTGGTTTGCGttttaaataaaataacaatCTTGTTGGAGGTCATATGTGTCTCATATATGTATGATTATCTAATAAAGATGTGCTTTTTAATAAAGATGAATTAAATCCTAATTTGTGGATCGGAATGCCTGTCAtgcatgttaattttattatttcttttattttatgcaTATATAAAAGGAGTAGTTTTCTAATTACATTATTATTACTCCTACTGAAATTGGAGATGTTTCTTGTCGACTAGTGCCTTCTCCTTTTTCTGAATTAGCTTTAGCTTGTATTTTTTGTACCGGCCCTAGAACTTTCGTATTCAGCTGGTTTAGAACATAATATTGTAGGGGCAAAGTTTTATAAGGATTGTCAGAAATTTCCTTGTACAATTGAAACTTTTCTAAAACATCAGGCAGCCTCACTCCTTTATAAAGAAGTATACACGTTATTGAAATGCATACCAACATAAAAAAATGAAGGCCACAGTTCTCTTTTTTTCCTCCCTTCTAATTCTCGTAATAAATTTTTTGTTCGCATCCGCAGCAAGTGATCAGAACAAAGTCATTGACATAGACGGGCAGGAGCTGCGGACGGGCACAAATTACTACATATTGCCCGTTGAACAAAACAACGTCGGTGGTGGATTATATGATGGAAGAAGTGACCAATGCCCCCGGGATGTTGTCCAAGAGTTTAATCCGGACGAGAGAGGTATTCCAGTGACATTTACACCAGCATACTCCAAGGAGCCAACCATACGAGAATCTGAAGACTTGAACATTAAATTTTCTGGTGAGTCCTGTGCACCATTGAATGTGTGGACACTTGATGGGGGTCAACGTTTTGTTTCAACTGGAGGAGTTCTTGGGAGCCCGGGCCGTGCAACAATAAGTAACTGGTTCAGAATTGAGAAAATTGAAGGTGGGAACAACTCGTATAAGTGAAGACAATATACGTAAAAGTAAATAACAGACACACACTTGATTTACTGAAATGGATAAACTGGAAAAAAACTGCTTGAATTAGAAGTGCATACAGATTACATATAATCAAAAACTAACAGCTATCCAAGACTCCTACAAACTAGGAACTACACTACTACTTTTCCTCCACTAGACTCCAACAACTCGCCACCTCCTGATGACTTATTCTTCTGAGCGATATACACGCTGCTTATTCATTACATGAAGTGGACTTGGACTATGTTTAGATTACTAAGCCCAGCAAAGTCCAACATACTCTCCCTTAATCTAAACGTATTCCTGGACGATCTGTAAAGTCCAGCTCCTGCTGTATCTTTGACACCGAGTAACTTCCTCATTTTCTCAAACTTCCCCACTGATAACACCTTTGTGAGAATGTCTGCACGTTGCTCATCAGTTTTAACATGCTTAACGATTATCAATCCTTGCTTCACGCATTCTCTTATAAAGTGGTATCGAATATCTATGTGTTTGCTTCTTCCATGGAACACTGGGTTTTTCGCCAAGTCGATAGCTGATCTGTTGTCAATGTACAAAGTCACAGGACCAATCTTCACATTACAAATTTGATTGAGAACCCTCTGCAACCATATTCCCTGGCATGTTGCAGCCGTTGCAGCCATAAATTCTGCCTCACAAGAGGATAGGGCAACACATCGTTGCTTCTGAGAGATCCATGTGATAAGACTTTCATCTAAATAAAACGCCACTCCACCCGTACTTTTCCGGTCATCAACATTCCCGGCTAGATCACTGTCGGAGAATCCTGATAATAGATAATTACCCTGGCCTTGAGTGTATGTTAAACCAAAATTCAAAGTTCCCTTCACATATTGCAAGATCCTCTTTGCTGCATTAAGATGTGTCACTGTTGGACGTTCCATGAACCTGCTAATCACGCAAACTGAATAAGCCAAATCAGGACGAGTGTGCACTAAATAACATAGACCCCCAACAATAGACTTGAATTCTGTTGGGTTTACTGGTTCGCCATGTTCATCCTTAGTCAGCTGTAGCTTGAATTCCATCGGGTACTTTACTGCATAACAATCTCGCATACCAGATTTCTCGAGCAACTTCTTAGCATACGCAGTTTGCTTAATCTGAATAAAGCCTTGTCCCTGTTCGACTCCAACCCGAGATAATATGAAAGCTTGCCCAAGTCTGTCATATCAAACTCCTTGCTCATTTGGTCCTTGAATCGCACGATGTTTGCAATACTGGTACCGGTAATGAGGATATCATCTACGTAGACTCCAATGATCAATAAATCTCTCCCTTTCTTTCGAGTATATACAGCGTGCTCGAAAGGACATTTGACAAAACCTAGACATTGCAAACATTTATTCAGTTGTGCATACCATGCTCGAGGGGCTTGGCGAAGCCCATACAATGCTTTGAGTAGTCGATACACTTTGTTTTCTTGCCCGGCTTTCACGAAACCTCGAGGTTGTGAGACATATACTTCCTCCTGCAGTTCCCCATTCAAGAAAGCAGACTTGACATCGAGGTGATGGACTTCCCAGTTGCATTTGGCTGCTAAAGCAAGAAGTAATCGCACAGTCTCCATTCTTGTTACTGGGGCGAATACTTCTTTATAATCAATACCGTATTTTTGAACGTAGCCCTTTGCAACCAAACGGGCCTTATGTTTGATTAACTCTCCATTTGTATCCTTCTTGAGCTTATAGACCCATTTCAAATCAATGGCGTTGTGGCCTTGTGGTAGGTCTGTTAGCACCCAGGTGTCATTCTTTTCAATGGCTTCAATCTCACTTTGCATTGCATCTCGCCACGATTTTTCTTTAACTGCTTGATCATACGTGACTGGGTCATCAACTCCCAACAGTAGCAGCTCATCTGCTAGTTCCACTATTTCAGTATTATCATATACATCGTGTAATGATCTGTATCTCAGGGGTGCAGTGCTTTCAGTACTGGTGGCAGAATTCACGTTGCTAAAACTCGAGCCTGTACTTTCTGAGGTAGTTGTTGCTGTTTTATCTGAAAGACTCGAGTTTGGAGACTCTGGTGTATTGTTATCGAATGAAGTGTGGCTGGAGTTTCGAGTGATTTCATTACTGCTAGATTCTTCGTCAATTAGCTCTGTGTCTACCAATGTGAAAGCACCAGTGTTATGTGCAGCACCCTCTGTTGTCGAGTCATCCCATGGCCACCCCTGTTTTTCATCAAACACTACGTCCCGACTTACATTTATTTTTCCTGTAGAAGGGTGTTAAAGGTGATATGCCTTTGTGCCAGGTTCTCTCCCCAAATGCACCATTTGTTTGGTCCGATCATCTAACTTGGCAACTTGTACGCTGGGCACTTTCACGTGGGCAACACAGCCAAAAACTCGTAGGTAGTCGACAAATGGTTTTTTCTGAAACCAGgcctcatatggtgtctttctcGTCAAGCTTCTAGTGGGAAGTCT is a genomic window containing:
- the LOC141712189 gene encoding miraculin-like, which codes for MKATVLSFSTLLILATNLLVASAASIKVLDIDGQEVRPGINYYILPVVRGNGGGLKLYSGRTSRCPMDVVQEPNELNRGIPVKFTPASPREPIVRASADLNIRFSGASICGQSTVWRLDGGRGAGSGQLFVSTGGVLGNPGGSTISNWFKIEKLPGRNNWYKLVYCPSVCSTCKPVCGDLGIVIEKSGTRRLALNTGKPFQVFFKKA